The DNA window AAAACCCGCGACCATACGATGCACTACAGGCTGGCTTGCCCGCAGGCGGAACAGGCCAAGCTCCATGACACCACACATAGGTAACAGCAGCATTCCACTTTCTTTGCTCAAGCTGGCAAGCAGGCCGCTGGTTATCAACAGCAGGAATGGGACGAAACTAGATTGGCCCTGTATCTGTCGGCGTCGCATGATCAAGTAGGCATGAAGGCCAAGCAGGCAAAACAGAGTGGCGAGCATCGCCATCCGTTGCACGGAATAGAGCACGGTCGAAACATGTAAGGGATGTAAAATCCACAACGCCGTCGTCAGTGCCGCTGCGTAGATTTGTTCTGATGAATCAAGCCGGGAAAGATTGAATTCACCCGCAGTGCGTAAAATCAGCGCGACCATGGTGAATAACACAAAGCCACAAATCAGGTGAATGGCAAGATTAACCGCCTTGAATCCGGTAGGACTCAATCCAGTGACGAGATAATTGAGTGCGAAGGAAATGGTGGCGACGGGACGACCAGGAAACCCGGAATAAGCAGCAGCCGCCGCTTTTAAGGATTCCCAGCTTAATTTTTCTGGTTGTACATAAGGATTATGGACGATGTTTTGTTGATCGTCGAAAAAGAAGGGTGCTCCTAGTGATCCGCCGTACAGCGTGGCGGCGATCAAAAGGCTGGCAATCAGCAATACCAGGGCAAATTTTGAAGTGTTCAACGACAAGCGGCAGGCAGATATTGTGCGGCTACTGGGTTCGTTGTGCCTGTGGCACATTTCCAGGTTCCATCCGCATAACGTTGAAAGCGAACGGTACAGCCTCTAAGATCCTTGGCGATATTGCTCGTATGGAAAGTGGTAATGAGTTCACCCGTGGCACCGCTTATTTGATTACCCGTGATACTGGTAACGAACTTACCTTTAGTTGTCACACCTAACGCGTTGAGAGCAGTTAGGGAGTTGGGAAAAGTTCCGTACTGCGTGACATATTCATCAACTACTAAACGTGCGCCTTCAAGCATGATGATCGCTTCGGAGACTTGCGCTCTACCAACATAACGTTGATAGCCCGGAACTGCAACTGCAGCAAGAATACCGATGATCGCTACCGTGATCATCAATTCAACGAGAGTGAAGCCCAACAATGATTTTTGCATGGCCTTTTCCTGAACGTTGATTCCTAAATAAAAAAGGGGCTGCCTAACAGCCCCTTTTTATACGTATATACGCAGTAAACCTGAATCTTAACGGCAGGACGCTGGTAGATATTTAGAAGCCATACCGCCGGTGCCTGCAGCGCAAGTCCAAGTACCGCTAGAGTTGCGCGCCATCGTTAGGAGTCCGCCCTGAATATTTTTGCTTACACTTGCGGATTTCATAGTGGCGGTGAGAGTGCCAGTGTTGGTAGCGTGAGCTGTGACCGTAATGGTGCTGACGTATTTTCCTGCGGCAACGACACCAAGTGCGGTCATGGCTGCAGTGTCTACCGGGAAGGCACCAGTCTGAGATACATTTTCCTCGACAGCGGTTTTAGCGCCATCCAGCAGAACCACAGCCTCGGACACTTGCGAACGGGCGATGTAGTCCTGATAGGCGGGAATGGCGACGGCGGCCAAGATACCAATGATCGCAACGACGATCATCAACTCGATTAAAGTAAAGCCTTGTTGTTTTTGATACATGATAAATCTCCTCAAGTGGATGTTTTGTGGGCCGGCAGTTATTGGTTGCAAGGATGCCAGCTATCTATTAAATAGGCATTTTTCGTGCCACTCATCAATGTCCCCGAGAAACCCCGCCCTTTAGGGCGGGGATGAAAGGGGACGGTTTTTTCCGTCCCTTTAGATAGCAAAATTTTTAAGTTGCCGGTCTTTCCCGGCTGTCAGCCCTTACGGGCCTAGTAACGCACACCTTACGGTGTGGCTCCCCTCGCCAATGTTGCAACGCAGCTTCAGTTCTTACGAACTTTGCAGCAGACCGTTTCGTAGTTACCCGAACTTTGTCTGCATCCGCCGCTTTCAGTGCTTGGAGTTGAGGAAGCGCCCCAAGGTGAGTCTTTTTACTTCGTTGCAACGTAGCCCGATTGCTCGGACTTAGGCTGGTCAATCTCGGGCTTGTCGATTGGCTCTACAAGCCCCGTCCTTTAGGGCGGGGTGATTGACTACTATCTTGCTTATCAGGCAATTATAAAAAAGACACTATTGCTAAATAAAGGTAAGAGCTGACGTAAACGGTTAAAAAGTGACGTGACAATTCTCGTAGATAGTTTTTTAACTCAAGTTGCTACCTATTTGCCTTTCTCCCCTCTCCCTTTGGGAGAGGGGCCGGGGGTGAGGGATAATTCCTCAACATTAGTCAAAAGTCCCTCACCCCAACCCCTCTCCCAAAGGGAGAGGGGCTATTTGGTTATCCACCATAATTAGGTAGCAACTTGGATTAATTATTGATACTCACACGAATAAATTGTAGGAGTTACG is part of the Gammaproteobacteria bacterium genome and encodes:
- a CDS encoding type IV pilus assembly protein PilA; this translates as MQKSLLGFTLVELMITVAIIGILAAVAVPGYQRYVGRAQVSEAIIMLEGARLVVDEYVTQYGTFPNSLTALNALGVTTKGKFVTSITGNQISGATGELITTFHTSNIAKDLRGCTVRFQRYADGTWKCATGTTNPVAAQYLPAACR
- the ecpC gene encoding Fimbrial protein EcpC yields the protein MYQKQQGFTLIELMIVVAIIGILAAVAIPAYQDYIARSQVSEAVVLLDGAKTAVEENVSQTGAFPVDTAAMTALGVVAAGKYVSTITVTAHATNTGTLTATMKSASVSKNIQGGLLTMARNSSGTWTCAAGTGGMASKYLPASCR